In a single window of the Osmerus eperlanus chromosome 4, fOsmEpe2.1, whole genome shotgun sequence genome:
- the wu:fa11c10 gene encoding protein FAM110A isoform X1, producing MPVETLRPHDSRLPGGPFTPAMSFRLLNKGPDYFRLRVVPGPRLSAVERLEADKAKYVKSQQVALTRQAPVKPPIIRKPLLSSGMVMQCRVSTPPARRFPRRPGDAEQGGGMGGGMGGGMGGGMGGGMGGGGGPPLNLEILNNLINNVCEAPLSSPSSSATSPDPSSSSATYPDPSSSSATSPSSGAKSIGSSLSAEQERSGRTSSCTSSSPLPPPSQAHPEPPARCPPPVPARGLRPGPPAPYSAPNSVTVRRVDVRPHEVRKPLRPPLLPKPQPQHQPQPQHQPQPKHQPLIKPRQIAQPQAPPPPPPPSHPPIQAPPPYPPPSPRLPPASPAFTRLSSSSSRGSRKHPSLHRSKSDLSDRYSRATADLERFFNYCGLDPRDLDGGEGGPGGRLARAASDIISVSKMRSVSTPSSEYGERRREEEEEEEEGMPRASERVPYGISVIERNARVIKWLYGIRQARDSAPETRDSAPLARDSAPQARDCTGISNV from the coding sequence ATGCCCGTGGAGACCCTGCGGCCCCATGACTCCCGTCTCCCCGGGGGCCCCTTCACCCCCGCCATGTCCTTCCGCCTCCTCAACAAGGGCCCGGACTACTTCCGGCTGCGCGTGGTCCCGGGGCCGCGGCTGAGCGCGGTGGAGCGTCTGGAGGCCGACAAGGCCAAGTACGTCAAGAGCCAGCAGGTGGCGCTCACCAGGCAGGCGCCCGTCAAGCCGCCAATCATCCGcaagcccctcctctcctccgggaTGGTGATGCAGTGCCGCGTCAGCACGCCGCCGGCCAGGAGGTTTCCGAGGCGACCGGGGGACGCAGAGCAGGGGggcgggatggggggagggatggggggagggatggggggcggGATGGGGggcgggatggggggaggggggggaccccCTCTGAACCTGGAGATTCTGAATAACTTGATCAATAACGTGTGTGaggctcctctgtcctccccctcgtcctccgccacctccccagacccctcctcctcctccgccacctacccagacccctcctcctcctccgccacctccccctcctcggggGCCAAGAGCATCGGCAGCAGCCTGTCAGCCgagcaggagaggagcggacgcacctcctcctgcacctcctcctcccccctccccccccccagccaggcGCATCCAGAGCCCCCTGCCCGCTGCCCGCCCCCTGTCCCAGCCAGGGGCCTCCGCcccgggccccctgccccctacaGCGCCCCCAACTCGGTCACGGTGCGCAGGGTGGATGTCCGACCCCATGAGGTGAGGAAACCACTGAGGCCTCCTCTTCTACCcaagccccagcctcaacatcagccccagcctcaacaccAGCCTCAGCCCAAACACCAGCCCCTGATCAAGCCTCGACAGAtagcccagccccaggccccccctcccccgccgcccccctcccacccccccatccaagccccccctccctacccgccccccagccccaggctgCCCCCGGCCTCCCCGGCCTTCACTCGCCTGTCTTCCAGCAGCTCCAGGGGGTCCCGCAAGCACCCCTCCCTGCACCGCTCCAAGTCGGACCTGAGCGACCGCTACTCTCGCGCCACCGCCGACCTCGAGCGCTTCTTCAACTACTGTGGTCTGGACCCCCGCGACTTGgacgggggcgagggggggcccggggggcgCCTCGCCAGGGCCGCCTCCGACATCATCTCCGTCTCCAAGATGCGCAGCGTGTCCACGCCCAGCTCGGAGTACGGGGAGCgccggagggaggaggaggaggaggaggaggagggaatgcCCAGGGCCAGCGAGCGCGTGCCGTACGGGATATCGGTGATCGAGAGGAACGCTCGCGTCATCAAGTGGCTGTATGGCATCAGGCAGGCACGGGACTCCGCCCCCGAGACTAGAGACTCCGCCCCCCTGGCTAGGGACTCCGCCCCCCAGGCTAGGGACTGTACAGGCATCTCCAATGTTTAG
- the wu:fa11c10 gene encoding protein FAM110B isoform X2, with product MPVETLRPHDSRLPGGPFTPAMSFRLLNKGPDYFRLRVVPGPRLSAVERLEADKAKYVKSQQVALTRQAPVKPPIIRKPLLSSGMVMQCRVSTPPARRFPRRPGDAEQGGGMGGGMGGGMGGGMGGGMGGGGGPPLNLEILNNLINNVCEAPLSSPSSSATYPDPSSSSATSPSSGAKSIGSSLSAEQERSGRTSSCTSSSPLPPPSQAHPEPPARCPPPVPARGLRPGPPAPYSAPNSVTVRRVDVRPHEVRKPLRPPLLPKPQPQHQPQPQHQPQPKHQPLIKPRQIAQPQAPPPPPPPSHPPIQAPPPYPPPSPRLPPASPAFTRLSSSSSRGSRKHPSLHRSKSDLSDRYSRATADLERFFNYCGLDPRDLDGGEGGPGGRLARAASDIISVSKMRSVSTPSSEYGERRREEEEEEEEGMPRASERVPYGISVIERNARVIKWLYGIRQARDSAPETRDSAPLARDSAPQARDCTGISNV from the exons ATGCCCGTGGAGACCCTGCGGCCCCATGACTCCCGTCTCCCCGGGGGCCCCTTCACCCCCGCCATGTCCTTCCGCCTCCTCAACAAGGGCCCGGACTACTTCCGGCTGCGCGTGGTCCCGGGGCCGCGGCTGAGCGCGGTGGAGCGTCTGGAGGCCGACAAGGCCAAGTACGTCAAGAGCCAGCAGGTGGCGCTCACCAGGCAGGCGCCCGTCAAGCCGCCAATCATCCGcaagcccctcctctcctccgggaTGGTGATGCAGTGCCGCGTCAGCACGCCGCCGGCCAGGAGGTTTCCGAGGCGACCGGGGGACGCAGAGCAGGGGggcgggatggggggagggatggggggagggatggggggcggGATGGGGggcgggatggggggaggggggggaccccCTCTGAACCTGGAGATTCTGAATAACTTGATCAATAACGTGTGTGaggctcctctgtcctccccctcgtcctccgccac ctacccagacccctcctcctcctccgccacctccccctcctcggggGCCAAGAGCATCGGCAGCAGCCTGTCAGCCgagcaggagaggagcggacgcacctcctcctgcacctcctcctcccccctccccccccccagccaggcGCATCCAGAGCCCCCTGCCCGCTGCCCGCCCCCTGTCCCAGCCAGGGGCCTCCGCcccgggccccctgccccctacaGCGCCCCCAACTCGGTCACGGTGCGCAGGGTGGATGTCCGACCCCATGAGGTGAGGAAACCACTGAGGCCTCCTCTTCTACCcaagccccagcctcaacatcagccccagcctcaacaccAGCCTCAGCCCAAACACCAGCCCCTGATCAAGCCTCGACAGAtagcccagccccaggccccccctcccccgccgcccccctcccacccccccatccaagccccccctccctacccgccccccagccccaggctgCCCCCGGCCTCCCCGGCCTTCACTCGCCTGTCTTCCAGCAGCTCCAGGGGGTCCCGCAAGCACCCCTCCCTGCACCGCTCCAAGTCGGACCTGAGCGACCGCTACTCTCGCGCCACCGCCGACCTCGAGCGCTTCTTCAACTACTGTGGTCTGGACCCCCGCGACTTGgacgggggcgagggggggcccggggggcgCCTCGCCAGGGCCGCCTCCGACATCATCTCCGTCTCCAAGATGCGCAGCGTGTCCACGCCCAGCTCGGAGTACGGGGAGCgccggagggaggaggaggaggaggaggaggagggaatgcCCAGGGCCAGCGAGCGCGTGCCGTACGGGATATCGGTGATCGAGAGGAACGCTCGCGTCATCAAGTGGCTGTATGGCATCAGGCAGGCACGGGACTCCGCCCCCGAGACTAGAGACTCCGCCCCCCTGGCTAGGGACTCCGCCCCCCAGGCTAGGGACTGTACAGGCATCTCCAATGTTTAG